TTCTACAGCCGGTAGATCATCATCTATATGGTCAATTTTATTACGTGTTTGTAACCGTCTTATCAATTCTTCTCTTAAGATTGCAGGTTTAATATTCTCATTTGCAATTTCTCGTAAAGCAACTACTGAATCTTTATCATCTTCTCTATCTACTGTAATATTGATGCCTGAACCAATGTCTTTAGTTCTTTGAGCAGCAAGAGCCACAAGTTCAAATCTATTTTCTACTTTATCAGTACAATCTTCAACGGTTACTCTAGCCATAATCTTACTCTTTAAGTTCAAATAATTATTATTAATATTGATTATATTATAAGACAGAGTGGAGCAAGTTGCAATTTATATAATACTATATTTACGCAAATCATTAATATGGAGGCACGTAGATCTTAAAGTTTATTGATATTACTACCCTCTTAATAGCTCATTGATAGCTGTTTTTTTGCGAGTAGATGCATCAACCTGTTTAACGATGACCGCACAATACAAAGCTGGTTTAGTAACATCAGTAGCTGGAAGCGTTCCAGAGACCACTACAGAATATGCCGGTATTCTACCATAAATAACATCACCAGTTTCACGATTGACGATTTTAGTAGAAGCTCCAATAAACACCCCCATTCCGATTACTGCTCCTTCTTCAACTATCACTCCCTCTACAACCTCGGATCGCGCTCCAATAAAACAATTGTCTTCAATGATTACCGGGTTATTTTGGATAGGCTCTAATACTCCGCCAATTCCAGTACCACCAGAAATATGACAATTTTTACCTATTTGAGCGCATGAACCGATTGTAGCCCAGGTATCAATCATTGACCCTTCATCAATATATGCTCCAATATTTATGAATGATGGCATTACCACAACATTACGAGCGATATATGCGCCAGTCCTAATAAACGCGCCTGGTACAATTCTACATCCGTAATTTTTGAATTCTTGTTCATCACTAGCACTACTAAATTTAGGTGGTACCTTATCGTACCACTTAATGGAATCACCGCTATAAATTTGTGATTTATTAATTTGAAAATATAATAAAATTGCCTTTTTTATCCATTGATGTACCACCCAATTATTATTACGATATTCACATACTCTAATAATTCCTAGATTTAGTAAATCGATGACATGGCTCACTTTTTGCTGTGCTAATTGCATTTCCAAAGAATCGTGCACTAATTTATCACGTGTTTGCCAAATTTGTTCTATTAGATTAATATCTTGCTGCATAATTTGATCTGACAGGCTCTTAGACTTTTTAGCAAAAACTTCATTCTAAGGATGATTTTTCTAAAAATTCTCTCCTAGACGAAGTTTTTATAAGAAGTCTGTTGATAAAAACTGTAAAAAACTTTATTTTTTAGATCCTAGGTTCTATAAAAGCCTAAGATGGTCGATGTAAACAAACGTTAAGATAATTTTTAGGATATCTTTTTATATTTCAAGCCAAATTTTATGATAGAAGTCTAATTAACGTTTTGTTTACATCGACCATCTAAAACATTATTAATTTGCTATTGGCATAATCAATGTATATTACTTGCCCCAAATGTGGTACTCAATTTTTAGTACAACCAGAACAAATAGGCCATTTTGGCAGAAAGGTAAGATGTTCAAAATGTGCAAACATTTGGCATCAACAATTAAAGGACGATATAAAATTAGAGCCAGTAATTGCAAATCCAAAATTCGCTTACAAAAGCCAGGTAGGTAGTGGTATTAATTTACCGGCATTACTTCCTATAAAAATACCACAATATTTATATACTTTACCAATGTTATTTATATGCTTAATAATTATATTGTCGATAATTTTATTTCAGGATTTTTGGAGCTTCAATTCTTCGGATGCAGCAAAATTATTAAGCATTAATGATATACATATAACAAATAATAAGGATGCCGGTAAAATTACCATTACCTATAAAATAATAAATTCATCCACTCAAATTTTACCAATGCCCTTAGTACGGGTAAGATTATTTGATAAAAATGACACAGCTTTAAAGTCTCATGTTGCTGATCAGACAGATATTGCCTTATCACCTAAACAATCTGTTAGTATCAGAACTGAGTTTTCATCAGTTCCAGATATAACTGAGAAAATAGATATTACGCTAGGTAGTAGGCTAGCTTTTATATTACGCTAGTATACTCGGTGAAAATCTGCGGATTGCGGTGTCGTCATAAGAAACCTTCGGTGCTCACGTATTATTATACGCTGCGCTCCTCGGCTCGAAGACTTCTAGCATTTCTTGATTTTGACCTTCGTCTACCTACTCTACTAAATTAAAGTTTATGGAATAATAATGAAAAGACAAGTTGTTTACCCACGGTTGATTCCAAGGCTTTTTGCAACCACAATTGATTTGTTTTTATTAGCAATCTTTGCTACACCAATTATGAATTTTTTTTCTCCAAAGATTTTTCTTTTATTTTTTCAAGATTTTTTTATTCAACACCATGTTGACCTTGCAGATGCACAGGCTATAGCTAAGGCTACAAGTTTACCAGAGTTTATGCAGCACATAACTGTTGGCAAGTTTTTAGGCTATTTAGCCTCATTATTTGCTTTGCATGCAGTGATAATGGGAAGTTTCTTTATTAGCTTTTGGATATACAAAGGAGCAACGCCAGGTAAAATGATTTTGGGCATAAGAATAGTGGATGCAGAAACATTATTGAAACCTAAAACTAGTCAATTTGTGAAAAGATTTTTTGCTTACCTAACTGCTTTATTTGGTATCTGGTATATTCTGCTCAATGAACGGCATCAAGCATTGCATGATAAAATTGCCGGGACAGTCGTCATTAAACGTTAATTAAATGTTTGGATTTAAAATTCATATTCTATTACTTCTCCTATGATTCCTCCAATTAGATCTTTAGCCTCATTATTATAGCATCTAGTATCCAGAAATTTAATTGTTGATGGGGTGTTCAGTTCGATAAGAGTTATTCCTTCTTTATGAGAAAAATTGCCACTTACGTTTAAATATTCTATTTGTGTCTTAGGTAGTACTAAGGATAATTTTTTGAATCCGATTGTAGTAATGGCATTCTGTCTAAGATCTAGAAATGTAATTTTAGTATCTGGTAATTTTGCAGTGAGAGCAGCAAGTCCGGCATCACCAAATTTATTATCTCCTATATTTAGCGAGCGAATAGATTCTGGCAAGTTGGAAAATATGGCTATGATACCCTCGTCTTCTATCAAGTTGCTACTAAGATTTAAGTTTTCTATCTGAGAAACCTTTAATATTCCTGCTAGTGTTATTGCTAACTTATTGCCCAAACAGTTTAAATGTAAATTAAGCTTTGTAACAGGTGAACAGATTAGTATTTTAGCATATTCCCTTAGATTTTTTTCATTAAATTTTTTGAATGACAAGTCTAAGTAATTTACTGAATAGTCAATTGGAAATAATGTATTTATCGTTTTTGAATTAGTTAGTGTGTTTGTATTCTCAGTAATTACTTCTGTAGCTTGTTCTTCATATTCATTGGTGTTAGAAGATAGACACTTACAAAAATTGCGCAATTTTTGTACAAGCGAGGTTTTATTATTTGTAGGTTGTAATTTTAGTTTAGACATATATTAACCTCAGACTAATTATATAAATTATCATCACAATTATTAATTAAAACCAAAAGCTGTGCGACTCAATTTTGCAAACTTAAAATCAACTATTGACTTTAATTATAACCAACATTATTTTCCTTAATAAAATTAAATGATTATTTAATTAAATTATAGGTCTCTAATGAAGGAGTTATCAACACATAGTTCTATTACAGCTCCATCTTTTTCTCAATTACTAAAATTGTATGCTGCCTATAATTTTGGCGGTCGCAACCTTGCCGGAGGCTTAGCTTCTACTCTATTGATAGATCAAATAGTTGGTAAAAAATTTGCCGTAACAAAAAATTATGTCAGCCTATCCGGATTTTGGGGATATATTGCTTATAAAGCTATTTCACAGATCATCGAATCAAATAAAATAGATGTTAAATACAAACCATTATTATATCTTTTATTTTCTGGAATATCTGTTGGCATGGTTTGTCTAGGCAAAGATATTTTTGCAGATAAGCATGATACTAACAAAATGTTAAAATCTATAGCTTTAACTTCAGGTTTTTTTGATGAAAACGCTGTAATTTCAGGACTTACTGCTGCATATAATAAAAGTTATTGGAGTGGCATAAAATATACCGTAACTCACCTTAAGGAAATAATAACAAATAAATTTATTATCCACACCTTAGGTCAGCAAGGTTTAGATGTAGCTAAATTATTTCTTATGGAAAAATTTTTTCAAGCTCCATTGTTTGATAAAATTTCGATATTGCTAGCAATAAAGCAGGGCAATGCCTTTGAAAAGATAACTAAATTAGCATCAACATTTTTTGCCGGGCAGCTTTTAGCAATAGTGCACCAAAAACTTACAGATAAACTAACAAATGATATAAAGAAAGATATCAATTTAAAGATTGCTAAACTTGCCTTTTGCGATAAGAAAACAGCAATAGTAATGAAACTTGATAATATAAATCAAATTTCGCAGCAAATGTCAACAACTTACAGCGACGCATCAGTTGATTTATCTTCTATAATCAAAGATTTGTTGCTTCCTATTATTAGCGTAAAGGATAATAAGGGAGAAGCAGTGATTACTAAAATATTCAATTGTTACCCTTCATTATTTTTGCTTGAAGGACTAATCGAAACAATCTTTAGCCAATCTAACTTAAATAGGTTAACAACTTATGTTGAAAACAAGGTATTTGGATCACCTGATAGTAATACAAGTGAAGATAGCGAAGTAACTACACAAAAGATGGGTGGATGTACTATAAATATTCGTACTACCCAAGAGCAATATGCTTATGCTAATATTCAGGAAATCGCTAAATTAGGAGGGAATCAATTTATATTAGATAAATTAGTAAAATATATAAAGACTGGGCAGCCTAATACTGGTTGTCAAACAAAAACTGTTACCGTAGTAATATTAGAGTTATTAAAAAATATAATTCATAGCTTAAGTTATGCTAGTCAGCTTACTGCTTTGGGGATCACTGCTGAACAAATATCTACTATTGAGTATAATCTTCAGACGACATCAGAGATGTTAGGATTAACTAGCCAAGTCTATCATGGTGCTACAGTTTTGGAAGGAGCAGTGGATCAACTTCGCCATACTCTAAATGCATTACAGAATGTAAAAAAAGAAGGCCCAGATCGTGAATTAAGCGAAGGTATGGTTTTATCTTTAGCGAACTATCACCTCAAAAAAGCAGCAGAAGAAAATGAAATGCTGTTCATTGATAATTTAGAATTTGTTCCTCGGCATATATATGCAATTACCGGGACTATAGGTACCGGTAAAACTACGTTGTTAAGTGATATTGCAGAATGTTTAACTGCTGCTTTTAATAGTAATGGACAGATTTTTTACCCTTGTTACCAGGGACAAGTGATAGCAAAGATATTTTGTGGCACCATCTCTTTTGCTCCTCCTGCAACGACTTTGTTCGAAAGATTAACCTACAGACTACCTGCTGAGCATCGAGAAACATATAAACAGCAATTAATAGCTAAAGCATTGGAGTTATTTAATATTTTCGGTCAGCATGATTTTAATGACGAGAAATTACTAACCAAGAGCAATAATCAATCGTTGGGCTTAAGTACTGGTCAAAGTAAAATTGCGATACTTATTAGTGCTATTTTATACAAATTATACTTAAACCAACCGGTATTATTTGCTATTGATGAAACTTTGGCAAATTTAGATACTAAAACAACAAAATTAGTGTGTAACGCCATAAAAGATATATTTAATGATTCAATTATATTATCAGTTGATCATCAAGCCGAAGGCAACACAGGATTTTATGACACATTTATTGATTTAGAGCAGTATAGACCTAAACCTCTGGAGATTGCAATCATAGGTGAGAATATTGAAGAAAATTTATAGACCTCTCTTAGAGGGTAGATGTAGACAAATCCTACTCTAAAATTGCTTTGGAGCATAAAAAATATGTGAGTGGTTTTAAAAAAAGTCGTCATTGCGAGGCTTCAGCCATCTCCGTCATTGCGAAGAGCTTTAGCTCTGAAGCAATCCAGAAAATCTAGCACCTTGACTGGATTGCTTCGGCTAAAAGCCTCGCAATGACGTTGGTCGGCAGCTTTGTAAGTCGTATATTGACGTTCAATTTTAAAAACCGTGAACGCTCGCAAAAATATTCTAAAAATCATCTTAACGTTTTGTTTACATCGACTATCTTACAAACTCTATTTTTGCGGATGATTTGAACTTTGGTGCAGTTATCGAATCATTGGGATGATTACATCAGTGTCTGGTGACAACTGATAACAAATTTGATAAGTGTGAGCACCACCGAATTCGAATAAGCTTTGACTACGCTGCGGATCTGCTGGCAAAATGTGCCCTAGCCAGTTTTTATGCGTTCCTCAATTTCACCACGAAAATGCCTGATTAAACCTTGAATTGGCCAAGCAGCTGCATCTCCTAATGCGCAGATAGTATGTCCCTCTATCTGTTGACTAACATCTAACAATTGATCAATATCTTTTACTTCTGCGTTTCCCTGCACTAACCGCATCATCATCCGCCACATCCATCCTGTACCTTCTCGGCAGGGAGTGCATTGCCCACAAGACTCATGCATATAAAATTTGCTAAGTCTAGCAATAGCATAGATAATATCCGTAGATTGATCCATGACGATCACTCCTGCTGTGCCAAGACCTGAACCTGCTGCCCGTAAAGAGTCAAAATCCATAGTCACAGTTTCACAAATGGACTTTGGTAACATAGGTACTGAGGATCCTCCGGGAATAACAGCTTTGAGATTTTTCCAACCACCGCGCACACCACCAGCATGCTTTTCTATCAATTCTTGTAATGGAATGCCCATCGCTTCTTCTACATTACACGGAGTATTAACATGACCAGATATACAGAAAATTTTTGTACCGGTATTGTTAGGCTTACCAATAGACGCAAACCAATCAGCTCCTCTTCGCAATATTGTTGGCACTACCGCTATCGATTCAACGTTGTTAATAGTAGTGGGGCATCCATAGAGACCAACTCCTGCTGGGAATGGTGGCTTTAATCTAGGCATACCTTTTTTCCCTTCCAGGCTTTCTAGTAACGCTGTTTCTTCACCGCAAATGTAAGCTCCAGCTCCACGATGTAAATAGATATCAATATTATTACCTGAACCACACGCATTCTTCCCGATTAATCCGGCGCTATAGGCTTCGTCTATCGCTTTCTGGACACTTAGTGCCTCATTATAGAATTCACCACGTATATAGATATAACAAGCTTGTGCCCCAATGGCGTAGCTACCAAGCAAACAACCTTCTATCAGTTTATGTGGTTCAAATCTTAAAATATCACGATCTTTACAGGTGCCTGGTTCAGATTCATCGGCATTTACCACCAAATAACTTGGCATTAAACTGTTTTTAGGCATAAAAGACCATTTCACACCGGTAGAAAAACCAGCGCCCCCACGGCCACGTAACCCAGATTTTTTTACTTCAGCAATAATCCAATCCCTGCCTTGATCAAGTAGGTTTTTGGTATTATCCCAATCAGAACGCTTTCTTGAGCTGCTTAAGTCAGCTCCTTCTTGGCCATAAAGATTTGAAAAGATTTTATCAGATGTAGATAACATAATAATTAAATATTATATGATACTCTGCAAAATGCATGAGCTAAATGAAATTACAACTATACAACAACTTAATAGATTTAAGAAACACGAATTGCTATAGTATTAAAATAAAACCCATAGACACTTGAAAAAAATGTCATTCCAGCTTGTGCTGGAATGACAACAGGTACTAAATAGTGTGTAAATTTATAAAATCACCTTGGTGCCATAAGCGCAGAACTGATGATTTCGCAGATGGTTTAAGATACTGGGCAAGTAGCTAAAGCTGCATCACCAGATAAGAAACCTACCAATTTAGGTGCGCTAAATATTATACCAACACCAGCAGCAGTAGCAGCGGCTATACCCCAGTTAAGCTTACCAAGGAACAAGCCAACACCAACCGCAAAAATAGCTAGAGTTGCAATACCACGTGCGATACCACCGGATAAATTTTTGACCAAACGACATAATGTTGCACCTACTACGTCATTCGGATCCATAGACGTACTAGCGCTTGCTAATGCTACATCGCTCATCATTAACACTAAACTAATTGCACAAAGCGCCAAGAACAGATGCCACACTAGATCACGATCTAGTTCCAGGCGAAAATTTAAAAAATTCATACTTAAACCTCATAGAAGGATTGATTAATAATGCAAAAATCATTTTATTATGCGAGACATAAGCAATCAAGATATAAACCGAAACTACATAGGTTAGAAAAAAATTTAATAATAAAATAGGTGTTACAGTGGTCTTTTGGCAACAATAGACTACTTTCGAAACTCAAGCATGAGTGAGGATTTGGAGGAGATACCGTGCCTCGACCCGCAGAGCACTTAGGTTTGTTTTGGATTCGAGCACCGGATCTGTATCAAATCATC
The genomic region above belongs to Candidatus Trichorickettsia mobilis and contains:
- the rpoZ gene encoding DNA-directed RNA polymerase subunit omega — translated: MNLKSKIMARVTVEDCTDKVENRFELVALAAQRTKDIGSGINITVDREDDKDSVVALREIANENIKPAILREELIRRLQTRNKIDHIDDDLPAVENAENSEDFEYVADSDFYIEDADSGYEEQIFSDDVSDIED
- a CDS encoding ATP-binding cassette domain-containing protein codes for the protein MKELSTHSSITAPSFSQLLKLYAAYNFGGRNLAGGLASTLLIDQIVGKKFAVTKNYVSLSGFWGYIAYKAISQIIESNKIDVKYKPLLYLLFSGISVGMVCLGKDIFADKHDTNKMLKSIALTSGFFDENAVISGLTAAYNKSYWSGIKYTVTHLKEIITNKFIIHTLGQQGLDVAKLFLMEKFFQAPLFDKISILLAIKQGNAFEKITKLASTFFAGQLLAIVHQKLTDKLTNDIKKDINLKIAKLAFCDKKTAIVMKLDNINQISQQMSTTYSDASVDLSSIIKDLLLPIISVKDNKGEAVITKIFNCYPSLFLLEGLIETIFSQSNLNRLTTYVENKVFGSPDSNTSEDSEVTTQKMGGCTINIRTTQEQYAYANIQEIAKLGGNQFILDKLVKYIKTGQPNTGCQTKTVTVVILELLKNIIHSLSYASQLTALGITAEQISTIEYNLQTTSEMLGLTSQVYHGATVLEGAVDQLRHTLNALQNVKKEGPDRELSEGMVLSLANYHLKKAAEENEMLFIDNLEFVPRHIYAITGTIGTGKTTLLSDIAECLTAAFNSNGQIFYPCYQGQVIAKIFCGTISFAPPATTLFERLTYRLPAEHRETYKQQLIAKALELFNIFGQHDFNDEKLLTKSNNQSLGLSTGQSKIAILISAILYKLYLNQPVLFAIDETLANLDTKTTKLVCNAIKDIFNDSIILSVDHQAEGNTGFYDTFIDLEQYRPKPLEIAIIGENIEENL
- the nuoF gene encoding NADH-quinone oxidoreductase subunit NuoF, with amino-acid sequence MLSTSDKIFSNLYGQEGADLSSSRKRSDWDNTKNLLDQGRDWIIAEVKKSGLRGRGGAGFSTGVKWSFMPKNSLMPSYLVVNADESEPGTCKDRDILRFEPHKLIEGCLLGSYAIGAQACYIYIRGEFYNEALSVQKAIDEAYSAGLIGKNACGSGNNIDIYLHRGAGAYICGEETALLESLEGKKGMPRLKPPFPAGVGLYGCPTTINNVESIAVVPTILRRGADWFASIGKPNNTGTKIFCISGHVNTPCNVEEAMGIPLQELIEKHAGGVRGGWKNLKAVIPGGSSVPMLPKSICETVTMDFDSLRAAGSGLGTAGVIVMDQSTDIIYAIARLSKFYMHESCGQCTPCREGTGWMWRMMMRLVQGNAEVKDIDQLLDVSQQIEGHTICALGDAAAWPIQGLIRHFRGEIEERIKTG
- a CDS encoding zinc-ribbon domain-containing protein — translated: MYITCPKCGTQFLVQPEQIGHFGRKVRCSKCANIWHQQLKDDIKLEPVIANPKFAYKSQVGSGINLPALLPIKIPQYLYTLPMLFICLIIILSIILFQDFWSFNSSDAAKLLSINDIHITNNKDAGKITITYKIINSSTQILPMPLVRVRLFDKNDTALKSHVADQTDIALSPKQSVSIRTEFSSVPDITEKIDITLGSRLAFILR
- a CDS encoding TrbC/VirB2 family protein, coding for MNFLNFRLELDRDLVWHLFLALCAISLVLMMSDVALASASTSMDPNDVVGATLCRLVKNLSGGIARGIATLAIFAVGVGLFLGKLNWGIAAATAAGVGIIFSAPKLVGFLSGDAALATCPVS
- the dapD gene encoding 2,3,4,5-tetrahydropyridine-2,6-dicarboxylate N-succinyltransferase, with amino-acid sequence MQQDINLIEQIWQTRDKLVHDSLEMQLAQQKVSHVIDLLNLGIIRVCEYRNNNWVVHQWIKKAILLYFQINKSQIYSGDSIKWYDKVPPKFSSASDEQEFKNYGCRIVPGAFIRTGAYIARNVVVMPSFINIGAYIDEGSMIDTWATIGSCAQIGKNCHISGGTGIGGVLEPIQNNPVIIEDNCFIGARSEVVEGVIVEEGAVIGMGVFIGASTKIVNRETGDVIYGRIPAYSVVVSGTLPATDVTKPALYCAVIVKQVDASTRKKTAINELLRG
- a CDS encoding RDD family protein, whose amino-acid sequence is MKRQVVYPRLIPRLFATTIDLFLLAIFATPIMNFFSPKIFLLFFQDFFIQHHVDLADAQAIAKATSLPEFMQHITVGKFLGYLASLFALHAVIMGSFFISFWIYKGATPGKMILGIRIVDAETLLKPKTSQFVKRFFAYLTALFGIWYILLNERHQALHDKIAGTVVIKR